The genome window CTTGACGTACAACCAGTAAGTTCGTAAAATAATAACATACTGGAGGTATTTGTAATGCTCCCCGCCCTGAGAAATTTGTCTTTAATTGAAGAATTTGATTATAATTTTATTAAGCATGCGCTTTATAAATACAAGAATCCACGTATCAAGATAAATGATCTTCTGAAAAAAGGTAAAATCATACGCGTCAAAAAAGGGCTTTACGTATTTGGCCCTGAACTGGCGCGCGAACCTTATTCAAAGGAAACACTTGCTAATCTGATTTACGGCCCTTCATATATTTCACTTGAGTATGCTCTTTCTTTTTACGATCTTATTCCTGAACGTGTAGAAATAATTACCAATGTGACAAACAAAAGAAATAAATCTTTTAATACACCCATCGGCATTTTCTCCTACAGATATATAAACCCTTCAATTTACTCTTATGGCATTACTCTTTGTGATGTTGACAAATATCATTCAATCTTAATAGCCACCAGGGAAAAGGCGCTTTCAGACATTCTCTATTTTTTGGATAAGATGACCGATGAATCTCAAATAGAAAAATATCTGTCTGAAAATTTGAGATTAGACATGGAAGCTCTTACAGATTTGAATCTGGGGAAAGTTGAAAAGCTGGGCGGCCTCTATGGACATAATGTAAATCTTTTTTATCATTTTTTGAAGGAAATGAAATGAATGATGCAGTAGGTATAATGCTTGATCGGTATAATTGCAAAAGCATAAATGACTATGAAAATGCGCTAAAGGAGATTATCCAGGAAATAGCCCTGCTTGGCCTCTGGCGATCAAAATTTTTTGAGAAAGCCGCTTTTTATGGGGGATCTGCATTAAGAATATTATATGGTCTTGATCGATTTTCTGAAGTTCTTGATTTTTCGCTTCTTAAAAAAGATGAGGATTTTTCGCTGACTAAGGTACTCCCCATTGTCAAGACAAAAAACAAGGTTTTTTAAGGTGCGCTTTTGAGCTATAAATAATCCTGAAAATTAAAAAAATAATAGTAAATAAAAAAAATATGTTTCTGTTTATCATAAAAATGTTCATAAACAACTTAACTAATTGATTTAATAAATCAATAATACCATTCTAAAATGTTCATAACTTATTGATAAAATGTTTATAACTTTTTTGTATCTCATTAACATACTGTTAAAATTCAATATTAATATGTTTATAACTTATGCCGCACGTTGAATAGGGCATTCACCAAAATATATTATTTTTACAACCTCACATTGATCACCATTGCTGATAAATCTTGCCTGTTACTTCCTTTAATTTGTCCGATCTTAACTATCAATTTCGTAATCATCCGGCAAATTCAAAAAATCTTTTTTCGCCAATTGACTCTCAATTAAATAACCAATTTGACCATTCCTCTTGAGCTGTGAAATCATCCACTGTGGTAATCTAATTGTCACAAGCTCTCGTTTCAAATGGTCTGGTTTCTTTTTTCGACCAGCCCCTGCACGTTTTCCTCCTCTCATTTTTTTACCTCCAAAACATATAGTATGTTGAATTAAGTGCAACGCTATTCAAAAAATCATCCTAAAAATACGCTATATATTTGATTAGCGTTATGCAATATTCAAACAAACTCTACTACCAACTGATTATGTGTTGGATAGTACGCTTTTATCTTGTTTGCAGCAGGAAACATTTTTTATAATATCAATACGACTTAATGGTATTCTAATTAATTATACAAAGTGGTTCTGAAATTACCCTGGAAAAGTTTTAAAATATATCTCTGCCGGGGTCTGGTAATCCAAAGATTGATGGAGTCGTTCATTATTGTAAAAGCCAAAATATTCTCCAATGTTTTGAATAGCCTCCCTGACGGTCTCATAATTGTGAAGATAAACACGTTCATATTTCACGGTACGCCAAAGGCGCTCTACGAAAATGTTATCCAGAGCACGGCCCCGGCCGTCCATGCTGATCTTCACATCGGCTTTTTTTAAAACGCCGGTAAAGGCATCACTGGTAAACTGACTGCCTTGATCCGTGTTAAAAATCTTAGGTTTTGCAATTTTTAAGGCACCCTGTAAGGCTTTTATACAAAAATCCTTATCCAATGTGGTTGAAAATTCGTAGCTCAGGACATACCGACTAAACCAGTCTATCACTGCTACAAGATAGATAAAACCTGAATTCAAACGGATATAGGTAATATCCGTTGACCACACCTGGTCAACTTGCTCAATGGAAACGCCTCGCAGCAAGTATGGATAAATTTTATGCTCTTTTGATGCTTTGCTCAAATTTGGTTTTGGATATATAGCTTCAAGTCCCATAAGCCGCATCAAACGTCTTATTCGTTTAGGATT of Desulfosarcina sp. BuS5 contains these proteins:
- a CDS encoding nucleotidyl transferase AbiEii/AbiGii toxin family protein, whose amino-acid sequence is MNDAVGIMLDRYNCKSINDYENALKEIIQEIALLGLWRSKFFEKAAFYGGSALRILYGLDRFSEVLDFSLLKKDEDFSLTKVLPIVKTKNKVF
- a CDS encoding IS3 family transposase (programmed frameshift), with the protein product MGKIRKNYSASFKAKVALETVKKEKTISQLSSEYGVHSNQINQWRKRLLEELPDIFSKKRQKKEKDAEEFQAELYQQIGQLKVELDWLKKKLTFSIDIKRQYIEPNHSLIPVMRQCDLLGINRSTYYYQSCKDESYNLALMRLIDEEYTRYPFYGVEKMTAVLKRQGHTVNPKRIRRLMRLMGLEAIYPKPNLSKASKEHKIYPYLLRGVSIEQVDQVWSTDITYIRLNSGFIYLVAVIDWFSRYVLSYEFSTTLDKDFCIKALQGALKIAKPKIFNTDQGSQFTSDAFTGVLKKADVKISMDGRGRALDNIFVERLWRTVKYERVYLHNYETVREAIQNIGEYFGFYNNERLHQSLDYQTPAEIYFKTFPG
- a CDS encoding type IV toxin-antitoxin system AbiEi family antitoxin domain-containing protein, with the protein product MLPALRNLSLIEEFDYNFIKHALYKYKNPRIKINDLLKKGKIIRVKKGLYVFGPELAREPYSKETLANLIYGPSYISLEYALSFYDLIPERVEIITNVTNKRNKSFNTPIGIFSYRYINPSIYSYGITLCDVDKYHSILIATREKALSDILYFLDKMTDESQIEKYLSENLRLDMEALTDLNLGKVEKLGGLYGHNVNLFYHFLKEMK